ACGTTTGTTAACTGATGTGGTGGTGTTACCCTGCTCAGGGGCAGAATAACAACGTTGTCCCTACCCACGTTTCTTCCTGCAGTTAGAGGCGccagaggagcagaaagagCTCACACCAGAAGAACAGTTAGCAGACAAGCTACGGCTAAAGAAATTGCAAGAGGAGTCAGACCTGGAGTTAGCAAAAGAAACCTTCGGTAAGTGTGAGTTGGtgcaactgcagcagcaccaaagGGCCGTGTCCTGAAATCCCACTGGTGTGTGGTACCTGCAGAGGGAACCGAGCGGGATCTGACTGTCAGAGCACACACAGGTCATGTCACTGAGACTAGAGAGGGGTTACACTGGAACTGCTGGAGGCGTGTCTTGGTGATAGCGACTAATTGCAAGAACCACAAAACCACGTTTAGCACAGGGGGTGCTTTTCCTTAGCAGGTGATGGGAGGAGCCCATAGGAGGAAGAAGTGGCTGGCTGAGGTTTCCAGCATATTGCACTTGGACATATTGGTACTTGTGGTAAAAAGCTGAGTGAGATGAGtgtctaaaaagaaaaccaagaagtGCTGTCTCTGAACGTTCCAAGGTGCTTCACAACAGGGATTTAAGAAGGCTTTGGAGGAGTGTGGCACAGCAGAACTCACTCCAGTGTGCCTCCCTTCAGGCAATCCGTGTGGCAGGCCAGGAGGAGGGAACGCCGGGTCAGGGCAGTGAGCTGGTGGAGACGAAGCAGATTTAGAGCAGATCAGTCTGGTTTTGTGCTctgacagcaccagcagagatCCTGACTCACAGCAGCATTTGCCACACATGAAAGCACGTTTCCTTGATTATAGTGAATTATCCAGCTACTCCTCAGTGGCAATGCAGCTCTGTGAGTCCTTGGCAGAGTACGGGCAGGGGGTGCACCGAATACAGCTGCAAAGAACCAACTAAACTTTGCCCTGGGGAGCTCAAGACAGGAATTCTTTATTTAAGGGAAGGGGGCTTCCTGTAGAGCACGTTGCTCCACGGAACGGGAATAGCTGGTGAAATTACTACATTTTGGAGTAAACCACCTTTCCATGGAGGCTCCTAAATGGGGCTGTTGGCTTTTATGTGGTGGAAGTGAGTGAGCAAAGCTCAGCTTTGGCTTTGTGAAGCTTTGGTGGGGCTGAGGACCCGAGTGTCAGTGAGGTTACTCGCTTTCTCTGGTGTCATCCCCGGGGCTCACAGCTGACGTTTCCTGTAACACCTCTGTCTTCCCGTGCAGGTGTAAATAACACTTGTGGAATAGATGCCATGAATCCCTCCTCGAAAGATGACTTTACGGAATTTGGCAAATTACTAAAAGAGAAAATCACGCAGTATGAGAAGTCGTTACATTACGCCAACTTCTTGGAAGCGTTAGTTCGGGACGTGTGTATTTCATGTAAGTGTGGTGGGAGCCCTTCTAGAACATGCTGCTGCCAGACTTGTAATGTTCAAGGGTCTGGCAAGATTGAGCTGTGTAGTTTACACTAAATGAAGGAGAAATCCGTTCCCCTAACGAATATCCGACTCCACTCCCACAAACTGCATTAAGGATTGTCTCCCTGTACAAGAGGCTGCTTATGTGGGGACCTTCAAACAGTAACTGTGATTCCAGGGACCAGAATCAGCCTGTATTCTGCTGATGTAAATCAAGTAATTGCCCATACTCATTACAGATGCTTATGTCTACTTTTTGGAGAGTGTGGATGTTGGGTTATTTAACTGCCTTTGAAAACAATACTGACACagaatcctttttcttttcctgattgATGTAGTGGAAGTTGACGATTTGAAAAAGATCACAAATACCTTGACAGTACTatgcagtgaaaaacagaaacaggaaaaggtaAGGCTTCTGCGTGTTGGTGCTGCAAGGGCTGGGCTAATGAGGGCAGTGCTTGGACACTGCTCCaggtgctggttttggtttgggagTAGCAGGAGATTAAATGATcacacatccagcctggccttgaacactgccagggatggggcagccacagcttctctgggcgccctgtgccagcgcctcagcacttTAATTCCTTAGTTAAATTGGTGATTTCACAGAACTAAACACCAGATGCTGCATTTACTTTGTTATTCGACTTGTTTAGAGCCTgggtaaaataaaatcacagacaaAACATGGGCAAGTCCATGAGGGAAAATGCCCCAGCTTCACTAGGAATGGACTGTAATGGATGGCATTGCAGGGTGAAACAGAGGGTAGGAGTCACGCTCACTGCGTGGCTGTGCGAGTGCTCATACCCAGAGACGGGCGGTGTTTCTGGAATTGGGGTAATGACTAATTACTGTGGAGCTTAAAGTCAACGTGCTCTTCCTATTTAAGCAGAATAAagccaaaaagaagaaaaaaggtgtcGTGCCGGGAGGTGGTTTAAAGGCTACGATGAAAGATGACCTGGCCGACTACGGAGGATACGATGGTGAATATGTACAAGACTTTGAAGACTTCATGtgacatttatttccctttctgttgtttttctgttgccCATAATCCCTTAAACATGTAGCacaacttttcttcctttaaattcTGCCAAATGCTACAATCAGAATTGCAGTATCTGTGCTGGTGGTTTAACTCCAGATGGGTCCGTGGTCAGGGCTGAGACTGAAGATGTTTCAAAGCTATGTAAATTGCAGTAAAACCCCTCAAATTCTGATAAAGGGTAACTGTTGCTATTTGACTCGATGGTAACAGCCACTAAATTGGAGGTTGAACAGGACACAGTGTTATTCCCAGCACGGTTCAGTGACTTGGCCTTACCTGTAACCGCCTGAGTGAGGTGTGCTGAACCAGCGCAGTTCGCAGCGAGGGTGTGGTGTGCACTTAGTATTACGATTGCTTTGTCTTACGTTAGAGCTTGAGGATTTGGGGTATTGTGAAGGGGAACCACTAACTTCAGCGTGAGGATCCTGCACTCGAGACACGCTGCCCGGCGCGGCGGCCGAGCGGGCACGAGCCGGGGGGGGCTTGATTGGAAAGGAACGATTTTGTGTCTTGAGTATGAAGTTTAGTTTCCATTCATCTGGATTTCTACTAATGCAGCTGTA
Above is a genomic segment from Strigops habroptila isolate Jane chromosome 9, bStrHab1.2.pri, whole genome shotgun sequence containing:
- the EIF3J gene encoding eukaryotic translation initiation factor 3 subunit J isoform X2, which codes for MAAEEADSWDADSFEVVEPVAKRLVPGVAGDRWAGEDEEDDVKDNWDDEEEEEEVKETEVKQEPKVSEKKKIAEKIKEKEKLQKKKQEELKKRLEAPEEQKELTPEEQLADKLRLKKLQEESDLELAKETFGVNNTCGIDAMNPSSKDDFTEFGKLLKEKITQYEKSLHYANFLEALVRDVCISLEVDDLKKITNTLTVLCSEKQKQEKNKAKKKKKGVVPGGGLKATMKDDLADYGGYDGEYVQDFEDFM
- the EIF3J gene encoding eukaryotic translation initiation factor 3 subunit J isoform X1; amino-acid sequence: MAAEEADSWDADSFEVVEPVAKRLVPGVAGDRWAGEDEEDDVKDNWDDEEEEEEVKETEVKQEPKVSEKKKIAEKIKEKEKLQKKKQEELKKRLEAPEEQKELTPEEQLADKLRLKKLQEESDLELAKETFGVNNTCGIDAMNPSSKDDFTEFGKLLKEKITQYEKSLHYANFLEALVRDVCISLEVDDLKKITNTLTVLCSEKQKQEKQNKAKKKKKGVVPGGGLKATMKDDLADYGGYDGEYVQDFEDFM